One Cellulosimicrobium protaetiae genomic region harbors:
- a CDS encoding alpha/beta fold hydrolase has protein sequence MAADGWRSRHVDVDGHDVFVRIGPDVPGAVPIVHVHGFAVSGTYLLPTAERLAHRATAVVPDLPGYGRSERWGHTLGIPSLAWALLSLLDALELDRVILVGNSMGGPIGLEVAHAAPERVAGIVLASPAGGVHNQPFARALTQLARDAGRESPRMARIAVPDYARFGAVNALHLFAELVRFPSLERIVRVPVPTLGVVGTRDPLMPPPRRVREVGTLAPPHVTIVAIDGAAHAMNFSHPGELAHVIECWLDGREITDDPDQPGVSRVLQIAQGSGPVV, from the coding sequence ATGGCTGCTGACGGGTGGCGTTCTCGCCACGTCGACGTGGACGGGCACGACGTCTTCGTGCGGATCGGGCCGGACGTGCCGGGCGCCGTCCCGATCGTCCACGTGCACGGCTTCGCCGTCTCCGGCACGTACCTCCTCCCGACCGCGGAACGCCTCGCGCACCGCGCGACCGCCGTCGTGCCGGACCTGCCCGGCTACGGGCGCAGCGAGCGGTGGGGGCACACCCTCGGGATCCCCTCGCTCGCCTGGGCGCTGCTCTCGCTGCTCGACGCGCTCGAGCTCGACCGGGTGATCCTCGTCGGCAACTCGATGGGCGGCCCGATCGGCCTCGAGGTCGCGCACGCCGCACCCGAGCGCGTCGCGGGCATCGTGCTCGCGTCCCCGGCCGGAGGCGTGCACAACCAGCCGTTCGCGCGCGCGCTCACCCAGCTCGCGCGCGACGCCGGCCGGGAGAGCCCGCGCATGGCGCGCATCGCCGTGCCCGACTACGCCCGCTTCGGTGCCGTCAACGCGCTGCACCTGTTCGCCGAGCTCGTCCGGTTCCCGTCGCTCGAGCGCATCGTCCGCGTGCCCGTCCCGACGCTCGGGGTCGTCGGCACACGGGACCCGCTCATGCCACCGCCCCGGCGCGTGCGTGAGGTCGGCACGCTCGCGCCCCCGCACGTGACGATCGTCGCGATCGACGGCGCCGCCCACGCCATGAACTTCAGCCACCCCGGCGAGCTGGCCCACGTCATCGAGTGCTGGCTCGACGGGCGCGAGATCACCGACGACCCCGACCAGCCGGGCGTCTCCCGCGTGCTCCAGATCGCCCAGGGCTCCGGCCCGGTCGTCTGA
- a CDS encoding glycoside hydrolase family 43 protein, translated as MPAAAPDRRPPRHRRRPGPIHAAATALAVGATLAVAPATAATAPTTTPVATTASPGAAAGTVPAPDGTVWTDTDGDAIRAHGGSVVTVREAEVGLDITGDGNTDQEVHLWYGEDKTHATRPVDGVRGYWSTDLTTWHDMGLVLPSHQQLTLRVNAAGTAVEVDPAKVEALKAVANKTAPDATSTQAQIDAAKDVVAPYVATWADEAAGVAATYDETALSNATYRLNGNINIMERPKMLWNAKTRKFVIIYHADGPLPDNADLVRWVRAGGDPADRNIGSRYSRAEIGFATSDTPWGPFKLVSTTKMNWAQGVPNTGREGDSRDMTVFQDAGEHAVDPVADDAYAVYSSEMNKWMYVSRLNAEYTGPLAEGDHAVLGEDFSHRVLPDFSREASSVFKHDGWYYMLTSGTDGWASTPVVGYRSRSMITPTEAVVGNNDRHPSTGQWERLEPRNPCVGDAARTGVGTADPTRCFDSQPTFVLTIDQEEGRFAYMGDRWAVDAGTGSAGEGSRYVWAPIQVSDDGRVTVENVGDWDPANTTLFHPLEPVEPLSFTAHVDERDTFDPTFDVTVDGNRYDGLAADWSTTSLDAAFAARGTHALVGHVAGDGPLAGRYVTATVQVDGPVDVCREPGTTVSASFHQTEWGTMPAALACDGDPATAWSTWAGGTGKKDRVTFTATAAQAWSVDAVHLTNTEGTITGVTVEHRDADGRWLPTTASAVTPGPNGSRTSVAFDAVTTDSLRLTFDTPGSYLKIGELTIPGTVPAPEPGLAVVAHAEVRCLAGSAYVAVRATNDDTVPVDVTLTTPFGSRTVAAVAPGKNAYQSFATRAVGTGAHAVTVTASAVVDGERVDVRHDLTTSAAHCG; from the coding sequence GTGCCCGCTGCCGCACCCGACCGTCGACCACCACGTCACCGCCGACGCCCCGGCCCGATCCATGCCGCCGCGACCGCCCTCGCGGTCGGCGCGACGCTCGCCGTCGCTCCCGCCACGGCAGCCACGGCACCGACGACCACTCCGGTCGCGACCACCGCGAGCCCAGGCGCGGCGGCGGGGACCGTCCCCGCCCCCGACGGCACGGTCTGGACCGACACCGACGGTGACGCGATCAGGGCCCACGGCGGCTCCGTCGTCACGGTGCGCGAGGCCGAGGTCGGCCTCGACATCACCGGTGACGGGAACACCGACCAGGAGGTCCACCTCTGGTACGGCGAGGACAAGACGCACGCGACACGGCCCGTCGACGGCGTGCGCGGCTACTGGTCCACGGACCTCACGACGTGGCACGACATGGGCCTCGTGCTGCCGAGCCACCAGCAGCTCACGCTGCGCGTGAACGCCGCTGGCACGGCGGTCGAGGTCGACCCGGCGAAGGTCGAGGCGCTCAAGGCGGTCGCGAACAAGACCGCGCCCGACGCGACGTCCACGCAGGCGCAGATCGACGCCGCGAAGGACGTCGTCGCGCCGTACGTCGCGACGTGGGCCGACGAGGCCGCGGGCGTCGCCGCCACGTACGACGAGACGGCGCTGTCGAACGCGACCTACCGCCTCAACGGCAACATCAACATCATGGAGCGTCCGAAGATGCTCTGGAACGCCAAGACCCGCAAGTTCGTCATCATCTACCACGCCGACGGACCGCTGCCCGACAACGCGGACCTCGTGCGCTGGGTGCGCGCGGGCGGCGACCCGGCGGACCGCAACATCGGCTCGCGCTACTCGCGCGCCGAGATCGGGTTCGCGACGTCCGACACGCCGTGGGGCCCGTTCAAGCTCGTCAGCACGACGAAGATGAACTGGGCGCAGGGCGTCCCGAACACCGGCCGCGAGGGCGACTCGCGTGACATGACGGTGTTCCAGGACGCGGGCGAGCACGCCGTCGACCCGGTCGCCGACGACGCGTACGCCGTCTACTCCTCCGAGATGAACAAGTGGATGTACGTGTCCCGGCTCAACGCCGAGTACACGGGCCCGCTCGCCGAGGGCGACCACGCCGTGCTCGGCGAGGACTTCTCTCACCGCGTGCTGCCGGACTTCTCGCGTGAGGCCTCCAGCGTGTTCAAGCACGACGGCTGGTACTACATGCTCACGTCGGGCACCGACGGCTGGGCCTCGACGCCCGTCGTCGGCTACCGGTCGCGCTCGATGATCACGCCGACCGAGGCCGTCGTCGGGAACAACGACCGGCACCCGTCCACCGGGCAGTGGGAGCGGCTCGAGCCGCGCAACCCGTGCGTCGGCGACGCCGCGCGCACCGGCGTCGGCACGGCCGACCCGACGCGCTGCTTCGACTCCCAGCCGACGTTCGTCCTGACGATCGACCAGGAGGAGGGCCGCTTCGCGTACATGGGCGACCGCTGGGCGGTCGACGCGGGGACCGGCTCGGCGGGCGAGGGCTCACGGTACGTGTGGGCGCCGATCCAGGTGAGCGACGACGGCCGGGTCACGGTCGAGAACGTCGGGGACTGGGACCCCGCGAACACGACCCTGTTCCACCCGCTCGAGCCCGTCGAGCCGCTGAGTTTCACCGCCCACGTCGACGAGCGCGACACGTTCGACCCGACGTTCGACGTCACGGTCGACGGCAACCGGTACGACGGCCTCGCCGCCGACTGGAGCACCACGAGCCTCGACGCCGCGTTCGCCGCGAGGGGCACCCACGCGCTCGTCGGGCACGTCGCCGGCGACGGCCCCCTCGCGGGCCGGTACGTCACGGCGACCGTCCAGGTCGACGGCCCTGTGGACGTGTGCCGCGAGCCCGGGACCACCGTGAGCGCGTCGTTCCACCAGACCGAGTGGGGCACGATGCCCGCCGCGCTCGCGTGCGACGGGGACCCCGCGACCGCGTGGTCCACGTGGGCCGGCGGCACGGGCAAGAAGGACCGCGTGACCTTCACCGCGACCGCCGCCCAGGCCTGGAGCGTCGACGCCGTGCACCTCACCAACACCGAGGGCACGATCACGGGCGTCACCGTCGAGCACCGCGACGCGGACGGCCGCTGGCTGCCCACGACCGCGAGCGCCGTCACGCCCGGGCCGAACGGCTCGCGCACCTCGGTCGCGTTCGACGCGGTCACGACCGACTCGCTGCGCCTGACGTTCGACACGCCCGGGTCGTACCTGAAGATCGGCGAGCTGACGATCCCGGGCACGGTCCCCGCCCCCGAGCCGGGGCTCGCCGTCGTCGCCCACGCCGAGGTGCGGTGCCTCGCCGGCTCGGCGTACGTCGCGGTGCGCGCGACGAACGACGACACGGTGCCGGTCGACGTGACCCTCACGACGCCGTTCGGCTCCCGCACGGTCGCGGCCGTCGCCCCCGGGAAGAACGCGTACCAGTCGTTCGCGACGCGCGCCGTCGGCACCGGCGCGCACGCCGTGACCGTCACCGCGAGCGCCGTCGTCGACGGCGAGCGCGTGGACGTCCGGCACGACCTCACGACCTCCGCCGCGCACTGCGGCTGA
- a CDS encoding substrate-binding domain-containing protein, producing the protein MTTEEMQRAPLAAERRAHLLASLERDGVVRVADLTEELGVTAVTVRRDIAQLEREGLLARVHGGAVPVDGKEGTPDRAPTATIGVLVPSLDYYWPGVVRGMEEEARRHGLRVVLRGSSYEAADERPALERLVAAENLRGLVLAPRTDSPHAQELVQWLARTEVPSVLVEREAALAPHREALESVVSDHALGALMAVHHLADLGHRRVGLVISRQSPTSRKIAAGWRAACADLGLSSEEHFERLAPDRHRPEFAKAIEEVVDTAVASGTTALLAHSDPEAFAIVQNAQDRGLSVPGDLSVVSYDDEVAGLFSPALTAVRPPRAAVGHAAVDLLARRLADPSRPVHRVAISPRLVVRESTGPVAPSARRT; encoded by the coding sequence GTGACCACGGAGGAGATGCAGCGGGCACCGCTCGCCGCGGAGCGCCGGGCGCACCTGCTCGCGTCGCTCGAGCGCGACGGCGTCGTGCGCGTCGCGGACCTGACGGAGGAGCTCGGCGTGACGGCCGTGACCGTCCGCCGCGACATCGCCCAGCTCGAGCGCGAGGGCCTCCTGGCCCGCGTGCACGGCGGCGCGGTGCCGGTGGACGGCAAGGAAGGGACGCCCGACCGCGCCCCGACCGCGACGATCGGCGTGCTCGTGCCGTCGCTCGACTACTACTGGCCGGGCGTCGTGCGCGGCATGGAGGAGGAGGCGCGCCGGCACGGGCTGCGGGTCGTGCTGCGGGGGTCGTCGTACGAGGCGGCGGACGAGCGTCCGGCGCTCGAACGCCTCGTCGCGGCGGAGAACCTGCGCGGCCTCGTGCTTGCGCCCCGCACCGACAGCCCGCACGCGCAGGAGCTCGTGCAGTGGCTCGCGCGCACCGAGGTGCCGTCCGTGCTCGTCGAGCGCGAGGCCGCGCTCGCGCCGCACCGCGAGGCGCTCGAGTCCGTGGTCTCCGACCACGCGCTCGGGGCGCTCATGGCCGTCCACCACCTCGCGGACCTCGGCCACCGGCGGGTCGGCCTCGTCATCTCCCGGCAGTCCCCGACGTCGCGCAAGATCGCGGCCGGCTGGCGCGCGGCGTGCGCCGACCTCGGCCTGTCGTCCGAGGAGCACTTCGAACGGCTCGCCCCGGACCGTCACCGGCCCGAGTTCGCGAAGGCGATCGAGGAGGTCGTCGACACGGCCGTCGCCTCCGGCACCACGGCGCTGCTGGCGCACTCCGACCCGGAGGCGTTCGCGATCGTGCAGAACGCGCAGGACCGCGGGCTCTCCGTCCCGGGCGACCTCTCGGTCGTCTCCTACGACGACGAGGTCGCCGGTCTCTTCAGCCCCGCGCTCACCGCGGTGCGCCCACCGCGGGCCGCCGTCGGGCACGCCGCCGTCGACCTGCTGGCGCGGCGGCTCGCCGACCCGTCGCGACCGGTGCACCGCGTCGCGATCAGCCCGAGGCTCGTGGTGCGGGAGTCGACCGGTCCCGTCGCACCCTCGGCACGCCGGACCTGA
- a CDS encoding DNA glycosylase AlkZ-like family protein — protein sequence MAITWAQALAWRARRHLLDPVGDEPAEGVVGRLGAVPAASDDVAELAVRVRQRASEAGEVGRALADGSLVRTYAFRGATHLVTPEDGGAYLALRWAGRMWERASWREYYRLEPEDWPGLRAVVRDALADGPLTRSALGDAVAAHARFAHLRPSFGDGTDTLLKPLTWFGDMSFAPARDGRTTFQRLDTNPRWVDWPDLDAAGRHAILAYLGTYGPATPEHVHYWLGQGLGAGRARLNRWLAELRDDALVEVDVEGDRALVLREHVDELAGTRASEAVLFLPALDQWVLGPGTADPNVVPPAHRGVVSRGAAVVTVGGVVAGTWALAGEEVRVTWFDGVRAPDDALAGAVARLGSVLGRDLRAA from the coding sequence GTGGCGATCACGTGGGCGCAGGCCCTCGCTTGGCGCGCGCGGCGGCACCTGCTCGACCCGGTCGGCGACGAACCGGCCGAGGGGGTCGTCGGGCGGCTGGGCGCCGTCCCGGCGGCCTCCGACGACGTGGCCGAGCTCGCGGTCCGCGTCCGGCAGCGCGCGTCCGAGGCGGGCGAGGTCGGGCGGGCGCTCGCGGACGGGAGCCTCGTGCGCACCTACGCGTTCCGCGGGGCGACGCACCTCGTCACGCCCGAGGACGGCGGCGCGTACCTGGCGCTGCGCTGGGCGGGCCGCATGTGGGAGCGCGCGAGCTGGCGGGAGTACTACCGGCTCGAGCCCGAGGACTGGCCCGGCCTGCGCGCCGTCGTGCGCGACGCCCTGGCGGACGGCCCGCTCACGCGGTCCGCGCTGGGCGACGCCGTTGCGGCGCACGCGCGGTTCGCCCACCTGCGACCGTCGTTCGGCGACGGGACGGACACGCTGCTCAAGCCGCTCACGTGGTTCGGCGACATGAGCTTCGCGCCCGCGCGCGACGGGCGCACGACGTTCCAGCGCCTCGACACCAACCCGCGCTGGGTCGACTGGCCCGACCTCGACGCCGCGGGCCGGCACGCGATCCTCGCGTACCTTGGCACGTACGGACCCGCGACGCCCGAGCACGTGCACTACTGGCTCGGGCAGGGACTAGGCGCCGGCCGTGCCCGCCTGAACCGGTGGCTGGCGGAGCTGCGCGACGACGCGCTCGTCGAGGTCGACGTCGAGGGCGACCGCGCCCTCGTGCTTCGCGAGCACGTCGACGAGCTCGCGGGCACGCGCGCGTCGGAGGCGGTGCTGTTCCTTCCCGCGCTCGACCAGTGGGTGCTCGGCCCCGGCACCGCGGACCCGAACGTCGTGCCACCGGCGCACCGCGGCGTGGTGAGCCGCGGGGCGGCCGTCGTCACCGTTGGCGGGGTCGTCGCGGGGACGTGGGCGCTCGCGGGCGAGGAGGTGCGCGTCACGTGGTTCGACGGCGTTCGCGCGCCCGACGACGCCCTCGCCGGGGCGGTCGCACGGCTGGGTAGTGTGCTCGGGCGGGACCTGCGCGCCGCGTGA
- a CDS encoding MFS transporter translates to MFVLVVDTSFMNVSISAVVRDLGTTVSGVQTAIALEALVSASFILVGSKVGDLVGRRRAYVVGLLAYGAGAVAMMLAQNLVVVVVFWSVIGGLGAALLLPAMQSLVHGNFDGAARKSAYALVGAAASIAAAVGPLLGGVITTTLSWRVAFGLEAVVIVVVLLGVRLVRDVPYTGDRTVDVVGTILSVVGMGGIVLGVLVWQEGGEAVGALVLVGAAGLVGLAVWLVRRERAGRTTLVDPGLFRSPAFRIGVSQQLLQQVALGGAMIALPIFLQMALGYDALLAGLSLAPLSLTMFAAALVAGKRPGRRRPATRVLAGFALLVLGIAAAVLVVPRATSGWWLALPLVVAGAGLGLLVSQLNAYTLSPVPEERASEAAGVSSAAGSFGLSLGLAVAGAVMLASLATGFSAQAGSSTVLPPDDKAQVAAVLEDDAEIMSDAQLVELLADEPPEVQAEILRINDDVRARALQVALLVPLVAGLLGVVAALRMRRIPDPEVRADAPPVLG, encoded by the coding sequence ATGTTCGTCCTCGTCGTCGACACGTCGTTCATGAACGTGTCGATCTCGGCCGTCGTGCGCGACCTGGGCACGACCGTGAGCGGGGTGCAGACCGCGATCGCGCTCGAGGCGCTCGTGTCCGCGTCGTTCATCCTCGTGGGCAGCAAGGTGGGCGACCTCGTCGGGCGCCGCCGGGCGTACGTCGTCGGGCTCCTCGCGTACGGGGCGGGTGCGGTCGCGATGATGCTCGCGCAGAACCTCGTCGTGGTCGTGGTCTTCTGGTCGGTCATCGGCGGCCTGGGGGCCGCGCTGCTGCTCCCGGCCATGCAGTCGCTCGTGCACGGCAACTTCGACGGCGCCGCGCGCAAGTCCGCCTACGCGCTCGTGGGCGCTGCGGCGTCGATCGCGGCGGCCGTCGGGCCGCTGCTCGGCGGCGTCATCACGACGACGCTGTCGTGGCGCGTGGCCTTCGGGCTCGAGGCCGTGGTGATCGTCGTGGTGCTCCTGGGCGTGCGGCTCGTGCGCGACGTCCCGTACACCGGCGACCGCACCGTGGACGTGGTGGGGACGATCCTGTCGGTCGTGGGGATGGGCGGGATCGTGCTCGGCGTCCTCGTGTGGCAGGAGGGCGGGGAGGCGGTCGGCGCGCTCGTCCTCGTCGGGGCGGCGGGACTGGTCGGCCTCGCCGTCTGGCTCGTGCGCCGCGAGCGGGCCGGTCGGACGACGCTCGTGGACCCCGGTCTGTTCCGCTCCCCCGCGTTCCGCATCGGCGTCTCGCAGCAGCTCCTGCAGCAGGTCGCGCTCGGCGGCGCCATGATCGCCCTGCCGATCTTCCTCCAGATGGCGCTCGGCTACGACGCCCTCCTGGCGGGCCTCTCGCTCGCGCCGTTGTCGCTGACGATGTTCGCCGCCGCGCTCGTCGCGGGCAAGCGCCCCGGTCGACGCCGCCCGGCCACGCGCGTGCTCGCCGGGTTCGCGCTGCTCGTCCTCGGGATCGCGGCAGCCGTCCTGGTGGTGCCGCGCGCGACGTCGGGCTGGTGGCTCGCGCTACCGCTCGTCGTCGCGGGCGCGGGGCTCGGTCTGCTCGTCTCGCAGCTCAACGCGTACACGCTCTCCCCCGTCCCGGAGGAACGAGCGAGCGAGGCAGCCGGTGTCAGCTCCGCCGCGGGGTCGTTCGGGCTCTCGCTCGGCCTCGCCGTCGCGGGCGCCGTGATGCTCGCGTCGCTCGCCACGGGCTTCAGCGCGCAGGCCGGGTCGAGCACCGTCCTGCCCCCGGACGACAAGGCGCAGGTCGCGGCCGTGCTCGAGGACGACGCCGAGATCATGAGCGACGCCCAGCTCGTCGAGCTCCTCGCCGACGAGCCGCCCGAGGTGCAGGCCGAGATCCTCCGCATCAACGACGACGTCCGGGCCCGCGCGCTCCAGGTCGCGCTCCTCGTCCCGCTCGTCGCGGGACTGCTCGGCGTGGTCGCCGCGCTGCGCATGCGACGGATCCCCGATCCCGAGGTGCGCGCGGACGCGCCACCGGTCCTCGGCTGA
- a CDS encoding cohesin domain-containing protein codes for MTHSSSRRRLGRRAALVGGLAVAATALTAPAHAAPSVSDVTLDGPSSVEVGAPVTVTVAATGAVDLYAYDLAVSYDPDLVELVADSAVMPDGGFSDVADDGAGTVAVAHTRLGTSPGLEGDVTLATLTFTAVADGDAPFAVPAATLVGADAATASLTDAASATTTVTAVTTAPPTDDPTDGATSAPPTGDGTTAPGTDDASDSPSTSAGSGSLASTGASVAWFAGAALLAVVVGAGILWARRRAVASR; via the coding sequence ATGACCCACTCCTCCTCGCGCCGACGGCTCGGCCGGCGCGCCGCGCTCGTCGGCGGCCTGGCGGTCGCCGCGACCGCCCTCACCGCCCCCGCGCACGCCGCACCGTCCGTCTCCGACGTGACCCTCGACGGGCCGTCGAGCGTCGAAGTGGGCGCCCCGGTCACGGTGACCGTCGCTGCGACCGGCGCCGTCGACCTCTACGCCTACGACCTGGCGGTCTCCTACGACCCCGACCTCGTCGAGCTCGTCGCGGACTCCGCGGTCATGCCCGACGGCGGGTTCTCCGACGTCGCCGACGACGGGGCCGGGACCGTCGCCGTCGCGCACACGCGGCTCGGCACGTCCCCCGGTCTCGAGGGCGACGTCACGCTCGCGACGCTCACGTTCACCGCCGTGGCCGACGGCGACGCCCCGTTCGCCGTCCCGGCTGCCACCCTCGTCGGCGCCGACGCCGCGACCGCGTCGCTCACCGATGCCGCGTCCGCCACGACGACCGTCACGGCCGTCACGACGGCGCCACCCACCGACGACCCGACGGACGGCGCGACCTCCGCGCCCCCGACCGGTGACGGCACGACCGCCCCCGGGACCGACGACGCGTCCGACTCGCCGTCGACCTCGGCCGGCTCGGGCTCGCTCGCCTCGACGGGCGCGAGCGTCGCCTGGTTCGCGGGCGCCGCGCTCCTCGCCGTCGTGGTGGGCGCCGGGATCCTCTGGGCACGTCGCCGGGCGGTGGCCTCCCGATGA
- a CDS encoding putative immunity protein, which yields MATTGGIELSTDDLREVTGYAARCAEQVLEIVEAVRPDDVRPREAVDAAWAFARGGPRGKALRDTAWAALRAAKEAEQPDAAEAARAAMAAAGAAYLHPIADAHQVKHILGSAAHAAHAAQLAAGGDESAAVARLVAARSFTTSALVDVLRRYPPAPGGGGRVGELVRLLDASLRDGERR from the coding sequence GTGGCGACGACTGGCGGGATCGAGCTGAGCACGGACGACCTGCGGGAGGTCACCGGGTACGCGGCCCGGTGCGCGGAGCAGGTGCTGGAGATCGTCGAGGCGGTGCGGCCGGACGACGTCCGTCCCCGCGAGGCGGTCGACGCGGCGTGGGCCTTCGCCCGTGGCGGCCCGCGGGGCAAGGCTTTGCGGGACACCGCGTGGGCGGCGCTCCGGGCCGCCAAGGAGGCGGAGCAGCCGGACGCCGCCGAGGCCGCGCGAGCCGCGATGGCGGCGGCGGGTGCCGCGTACCTGCACCCGATCGCCGACGCCCACCAGGTGAAGCACATCCTCGGTTCGGCAGCCCACGCGGCGCACGCCGCGCAGCTCGCCGCGGGCGGGGACGAGTCTGCTGCCGTCGCCCGACTCGTCGCGGCGCGGTCGTTCACGACGTCCGCGCTCGTGGACGTGCTGCGCCGCTACCCGCCGGCGCCCGGCGGCGGTGGCCGGGTGGGCGAGCTGGTCCGCCTGCTGGACGCGTCACTCCGGGACGGCGAGCGCCGATGA
- a CDS encoding amidase family protein: MPTTHRRAAAGGLAALTVTALVLTVAAAPAATAAPAAAPFLAPYWTELDLTGDEQVTADDLDVVAAALGATADDAAWDDAAAADTDRDGTITVADLAAVSQRMIYDDGPFELVEASVLDMQEAMNAGVTSSVAITQEYLDRIAAYDTTLVDTGAGGRPLHSIITTSDVALEAAARADAARAADGMTSLLLGVPVAVKDNYDTKDMPTTGGCGCWDGNQTATDATMVEGLRADGAVVLAKASLDEFAFGFVSEFSSYQDAGTSTLVASPYVTSRTAGGSSGGTGAAIAANLAGLGFGTDTGGSIRVPSSYNQLVGVRPTVGLASRDGIIPLALSQDTGGPMARSILDAAVALDAVVGVDPADPVTSRQEGAVPASYTQYLDADALDGARIGYVPSMLGSNATTLRLWTQTRATLESLGATVVEVTPPTTWSPVLPNGFASVLSEGSGSTNEFRHDLDAYVAGHLAPEVEARSLEGIVESGRFVPSRRSTYVSRAAITEETYQAWAGPEGSHTKVLAEGKQLVTAMLDDADLDALVYPSANPYGTIGTNLRLSPNTGLPAVTVPIGQATAADATVTGGGVNLELLGRDFDEGPLLGLAFALEQATHARTSPALYGPLG, from the coding sequence GTGCCCACCACCCACCGACGAGCCGCGGCGGGCGGTCTCGCCGCGCTCACCGTCACCGCCCTCGTGCTGACCGTCGCCGCGGCTCCCGCCGCGACGGCGGCACCCGCCGCCGCGCCGTTCCTCGCGCCGTACTGGACCGAGCTCGACCTCACGGGCGACGAGCAGGTGACCGCCGACGACCTCGACGTCGTCGCGGCGGCGCTCGGCGCGACGGCCGACGACGCCGCGTGGGACGACGCCGCGGCGGCCGACACGGACCGCGACGGCACGATCACCGTCGCGGACCTCGCGGCCGTCTCCCAGCGGATGATCTACGACGACGGGCCATTCGAGCTCGTCGAGGCCTCGGTGCTCGACATGCAGGAGGCGATGAACGCCGGGGTCACCTCGTCGGTCGCGATCACCCAGGAGTACCTGGACCGCATCGCTGCCTACGACACGACGCTCGTCGACACGGGCGCGGGCGGGCGACCCCTGCACTCGATCATCACGACGAGCGACGTCGCGCTCGAGGCCGCTGCGCGCGCGGACGCGGCACGGGCCGCGGACGGCATGACGAGCCTGCTCCTCGGCGTGCCCGTCGCCGTCAAGGACAACTACGACACGAAGGACATGCCCACGACCGGCGGCTGCGGGTGCTGGGACGGCAACCAGACCGCCACGGACGCGACGATGGTCGAGGGGCTGCGCGCCGACGGGGCTGTGGTCCTGGCCAAGGCGAGCCTCGACGAGTTCGCGTTCGGCTTCGTGTCCGAGTTCTCGTCGTACCAGGACGCGGGGACGAGCACGCTCGTCGCGAGCCCGTACGTCACGAGCCGCACGGCCGGCGGGTCGAGCGGCGGCACGGGCGCGGCGATCGCCGCGAACCTCGCAGGGCTCGGGTTCGGCACGGACACGGGCGGCTCGATCCGCGTGCCGTCGTCGTACAACCAGCTCGTGGGCGTGCGCCCGACCGTGGGCCTCGCGAGCCGGGACGGGATCATCCCGCTCGCGCTGAGCCAGGACACGGGCGGGCCGATGGCCCGTAGCATCCTCGACGCGGCCGTCGCGCTCGACGCGGTCGTGGGCGTCGACCCGGCGGACCCTGTGACGTCGCGCCAGGAGGGCGCGGTCCCCGCCTCGTACACGCAGTACCTGGACGCGGACGCGCTCGACGGCGCCCGCATCGGCTACGTGCCGTCCATGCTGGGGAGCAACGCCACGACCCTGCGCCTGTGGACGCAGACCCGGGCCACGCTCGAGTCGCTGGGCGCCACCGTGGTCGAGGTCACGCCCCCCACGACCTGGTCGCCCGTGCTCCCGAACGGGTTCGCGAGCGTGCTGAGCGAGGGCTCGGGCTCGACCAACGAGTTCCGGCACGACCTCGACGCGTACGTCGCGGGCCACCTCGCCCCCGAGGTCGAGGCACGGTCGCTGGAGGGCATCGTCGAGTCGGGTCGCTTCGTCCCGTCGCGGCGCAGCACCTACGTGTCGCGCGCCGCGATCACCGAGGAGACGTACCAGGCGTGGGCCGGGCCCGAGGGCTCGCACACGAAGGTGCTCGCCGAGGGCAAGCAGCTCGTCACCGCGATGCTCGACGACGCCGACCTCGACGCGCTCGTCTACCCCAGCGCGAACCCGTACGGGACCATCGGCACCAACCTGCGGCTCAGCCCCAACACTGGCCTCCCCGCCGTGACGGTGCCGATCGGCCAGGCGACGGCGGCCGACGCCACCGTCACGGGCGGCGGCGTCAACCTCGAGCTGCTCGGGCGTGACTTCGACGAGGGCCCGCTCCTCGGCCTCGCGTTCGCGCTCGAGCAGGCGACGCACGCCCGGACCTCCCCGGCGCTCTACGGCCCGCTCGGCTGA